A DNA window from Mytilus edulis chromosome 14, xbMytEdul2.2, whole genome shotgun sequence contains the following coding sequences:
- the LOC139502690 gene encoding C-type lectin domain family 4 member F-like isoform X1: protein MLKFWLVFVIVFSIYHETNAIEKLTRQCMASQGKCAQTKKSNCESSFGSGWTEKGSCCRRRPCCVFQCEDIPTNSLTNGAVIVTERNVGSTANFTCDAGLSLVGRKSITCTTSGWDGKIPHCIKMLCPEMVAYFGGSKYIFKCNWETWINSEANCNADGGHLASIETAEENTFLLDVIVLMQNTLGIHAYFWIGLTDNNEEMSYKWLSGEPLNYSNWYQGPPQQPDNINTGGSTGAHCALIVENYSLKWTDESCTVEFFWSVCEIR from the exons ATGTTGAAATTTTGGCTCGTGTTTGTTATTGTGTTCAGCATATACCATGAGACGAATGCAATTGAAA AGTTAACTCGTCAATGTATGGCCTCACAGGGAAAATGCGCCCAAACAAAAAAATCCAACTGTGAAAGTAGTTTTGGTTCTGGATGGACAGAAAAAGGCAGCTGTTGCAGAAGGAGACCGTGTTGCGTGT TTCAGTGTGAAGATATTCCAACCAACAGTCTAACAAATGGTGCTGTCATTGTAACTGAAAGAAATGTTGGCTCAACGGCAAATTTTACATGTGACGCAGGACTTTCATTGGTTGGAAGAAAATCTATAACGTGCACAACTTCAGGCTGGGATGGGAAAATTCCACATTGTA tcAAAATGTTGTGTCCTGAAATGGTGGCCTACTTTGGTGGGTCAAAGTACATATTCAAATGTAACTGGGAAACTTGGATCAATTCTGAG GCTAACTGCAATGCCGATGGTGGACATTTGGCTTCTATTGAAACTGCTGAAGAAAACACTTTTTTATTAGACGTTATTGTATTGATGCAGAACACACTGGGAATACATG CATATTTCTGGATTGGCCTTACAGACAATAACGAAGAAATGTCATACAAATGGTTGTCTGGTGAACCACTTAACTACAGTAACTGGTATCAAGGACCACCACAGCAACCAGATAATATAAATACCGGTGGTTCGACAGGTGCACACTGTGCTTTGATAGTTGAAAATTATTCTTTAAAGTGGACTGATGAATCGTGTACAGTTGAATTCTTTTGGTCCGTTTGTGAAATTCGGTAA
- the LOC139502690 gene encoding sushi, von Willebrand factor type A, EGF and pentraxin domain-containing protein 1-like isoform X2 gives MLKFWLVFVIVFSIYHETNAIEKLTRQCMASQGKCAQTKKSNCESSFGSGWTEKGSCCRRRPCCVFQCEDIPTNSLTNGAVIVTERNVGSTANFTCDAGLSLVGRKSITCTTSGWDGKIPHCIKMLCPEMVAYFGGSKYIFKCNWETWINSEANCNADGGHLASIETAEENTFLLDVIVLMQNTLGIHVTDPYVLRSLGFYETGHTKVHLNTKNMSANYVLEHGESSNSKNIFLDWPYRQ, from the exons ATGTTGAAATTTTGGCTCGTGTTTGTTATTGTGTTCAGCATATACCATGAGACGAATGCAATTGAAA AGTTAACTCGTCAATGTATGGCCTCACAGGGAAAATGCGCCCAAACAAAAAAATCCAACTGTGAAAGTAGTTTTGGTTCTGGATGGACAGAAAAAGGCAGCTGTTGCAGAAGGAGACCGTGTTGCGTGT TTCAGTGTGAAGATATTCCAACCAACAGTCTAACAAATGGTGCTGTCATTGTAACTGAAAGAAATGTTGGCTCAACGGCAAATTTTACATGTGACGCAGGACTTTCATTGGTTGGAAGAAAATCTATAACGTGCACAACTTCAGGCTGGGATGGGAAAATTCCACATTGTA tcAAAATGTTGTGTCCTGAAATGGTGGCCTACTTTGGTGGGTCAAAGTACATATTCAAATGTAACTGGGAAACTTGGATCAATTCTGAG GCTAACTGCAATGCCGATGGTGGACATTTGGCTTCTATTGAAACTGCTGAAGAAAACACTTTTTTATTAGACGTTATTGTATTGATGCAGAACACACTGGGAATACATG tgacagatccataCGTATTGCGATCACTGGGATTTTACGAGACGGGTCACACTAAGGTCCATTTGAATACGAAAAACATGTCGGCGAATTACGTCCTGGAACATGGGGAATCGAGCAAttcaaaaaa CATATTTCTGGATTGGCCTTACAGACAATAA